A portion of the uncultured Draconibacterium sp. genome contains these proteins:
- the hutI gene encoding imidazolonepropionase, which produces MKLLLENIKELVQVEDQPVPFRAGKEMAKVNTIKNAFLIIRDEVIEDFGPMEELKDKYFDDDLLIEIDCSNRLVYPSFCDSHTHLVYAAPREKEFVDRIKGLSYEEIARRGGGILNSAKLLHETSEEDLYESAMERVWEIVKMGTGAVEIKSGYGLNTEDELKMLRVIQRVKQTSPICVRANFLGAHAIPLEYKNNPAEYVDIIINEMIPQVAAEELADFIDVFCDQGFFSVEDTERILMAGLKYGLRPKIHANELGLTGGIQAGVKYNALSVDHLEYVGEDEIAALLDSETMPTVLPGAAFFLNMKLSPVREMIEAGLPVALASDFNPGSSPSGNMSLISAMGCINFKMLPEEVINATTLNTAYAMGISESYGSIARGKIANLFITSEVPGIEYLPYAYGSNLVETVIINGEVQNF; this is translated from the coding sequence ATGAAGTTATTACTCGAAAACATAAAAGAGTTGGTTCAGGTAGAGGATCAGCCCGTTCCGTTCAGGGCCGGAAAAGAAATGGCAAAAGTAAATACCATAAAAAATGCTTTTCTGATTATCCGCGATGAGGTGATTGAGGATTTTGGCCCGATGGAGGAGTTAAAAGATAAATATTTTGATGATGATCTGTTGATTGAAATCGACTGCTCGAACCGGCTTGTTTATCCTAGTTTTTGCGATTCGCATACACATTTGGTTTATGCTGCGCCACGCGAAAAAGAATTTGTAGACCGCATTAAAGGCTTGTCGTACGAAGAGATTGCACGCCGTGGAGGCGGGATTTTGAATTCGGCAAAACTGTTGCACGAAACATCGGAAGAAGATTTGTACGAAAGTGCGATGGAGCGCGTTTGGGAGATCGTTAAAATGGGAACGGGTGCTGTTGAGATTAAAAGTGGTTACGGATTAAATACCGAAGACGAACTAAAAATGTTACGCGTTATTCAACGGGTCAAACAAACTTCGCCCATTTGTGTACGCGCTAATTTTTTAGGAGCGCACGCTATTCCGCTGGAGTATAAAAACAATCCGGCAGAATATGTCGATATCATCATTAACGAAATGATTCCGCAGGTGGCTGCCGAAGAGCTGGCCGATTTTATTGATGTGTTTTGCGATCAGGGATTTTTCTCGGTGGAAGACACCGAACGTATTCTTATGGCCGGGTTGAAATACGGCTTGCGGCCAAAAATCCATGCCAACGAACTGGGATTAACAGGTGGAATCCAGGCCGGAGTGAAATACAATGCACTTTCGGTCGATCACCTGGAATATGTGGGAGAAGATGAAATTGCCGCGCTATTAGATTCGGAAACTATGCCGACTGTTTTGCCGGGAGCAGCTTTCTTTTTGAATATGAAATTGTCGCCGGTGCGCGAAATGATAGAAGCCGGTTTACCGGTGGCGCTGGCATCCGATTTTAACCCGGGATCGTCGCCAAGTGGAAACATGAGCTTGATTTCGGCAATGGGCTGCATCAACTTTAAAATGTTACCCGAAGAAGTGATCAATGCCACCACGCTAAACACGGCCTACGCCATGGGAATTAGCGAAAGCTACGGAAGTATTGCCCGCGGGAAAATTGCGAACCTGTTTATTACCAGCGAAGTTCCAGGAATAGAGTATTTGCCGTATGCTTACGGTTCGAATCTGGTAGAAACGGTGATCATTAACGGGGAAGTACAAAACTTCTAA
- a CDS encoding transposase: MYNPNIHHRRTIRLKNYDYSAAGLYFITLCTTNREHIFGQIINGEMIYNAFGNIATEEWAKTPEIRKNISLGEFIIMPNHFHAIISIDYKITDEGNDPIGKFQSPSQTIGAIIRGYKGATTKRINQIIREAKAGRGDRAGDLVTGVLQYAPSRSPSRSPIGALSGEGSIWQRNYYESIIRTERAYRNISNYIINNPLKWHLDRLR, translated from the coding sequence ATGTATAACCCGAATATCCATCACAGAAGAACCATCCGGCTAAAAAACTACGATTATTCCGCTGCGGGATTATACTTTATTACGCTGTGCACTACTAATCGGGAACATATCTTTGGCCAAATAATAAACGGCGAAATGATTTATAATGCCTTTGGCAACATCGCCACAGAAGAATGGGCAAAGACACCGGAGATCCGGAAAAATATTTCCCTCGGCGAATTTATTATCATGCCCAACCATTTTCACGCCATAATCAGCATCGATTATAAAATTACAGACGAGGGAAACGATCCTATCGGAAAATTTCAATCGCCATCGCAAACCATTGGCGCAATAATAAGAGGCTATAAAGGCGCTACCACCAAGCGCATAAATCAAATCATCCGGGAGGCGAAAGCAGGAAGGGGAGATAGGGCGGGCGATCTGGTTACGGGCGTATTGCAATACGCCCCAAGCCGATCCCCAAGCCGATCCCCAATCGGCGCGCTATCGGGAGAAGGCTCGATCTGGCAGCGCAATTATTACGAAAGCATCATTCGAACGGAAAGAGCCTATCGGAATATCTCAAATTATATTATCAATAATCCTTTAAAATGGCATCTCGATAGATTAAGATGA
- a CDS encoding RDD family protein, whose translation MENQSYPGVFLRVKAVVIDSVILILLMMGAVDLFDSISNVPDFVRITAFVFFLLYDPLFTSIFGGTIGHFLFGIRVKRANNPQKNILFPLAVVRYLIKTFLGWLSLITVTGNKKAKAIHDIVVQSVVVYNNPVGAIN comes from the coding sequence ATGGAAAATCAAAGCTACCCGGGCGTATTTTTAAGAGTTAAGGCAGTGGTAATCGATTCAGTGATACTTATTTTGCTTATGATGGGAGCTGTTGACTTGTTCGATAGCATTAGCAACGTTCCCGACTTTGTGCGAATAACTGCCTTTGTATTTTTCCTGTTATACGATCCGCTTTTCACCAGCATATTTGGCGGTACCATTGGTCATTTTTTATTTGGAATACGGGTAAAACGTGCCAATAACCCACAGAAAAATATTCTCTTTCCGCTGGCTGTTGTCCGCTACCTTATAAAAACTTTTCTGGGTTGGCTATCGCTAATTACCGTAACCGGCAATAAAAAAGCAAAGGCCATTCACGATATTGTGGTACAATCGGTTGTAGTTTATAATAACCCGGTCGGCGCGATAAACTAA
- a CDS encoding ATP-binding protein yields MSNFTFNISLSVLNHLGRNLYRNFITVLGEAISNSWDADAKNVWIYIDRDKNSLIIKDDGVGMSSEDFQTKFLKIGYSKRKDGVDKTKGNRPFIGRKGIGKLALLSCAKRIHIISKTKTTEFVGGIIDNSELDTAINDDLTPQQYPLEDVDLNLFNSLKDGLESGTVIYFEQVNDGIRNRIEYIRKLIALFFRFSLIDNSFKIHLNDDPITLNELNDLSLSTQFVWQINTLDDPYLKEKISATSEHIEQYKKVISSFAINGFIASVEKPSHLKIRQTTEKVTVDLYVNGRLREKDLLKHIPSTRLVESYLYGQIHYNNLDGDKDRFTSSREGVISDDPLFKLFLDELNSIVQNLMKDWDGWRRKLNQDGDPDDTRITRKERKSRELFNTVVDEYVPPKSSTNRNVVDDWVTSLSDEAQFNLSSYAECFVSENLLRKYIREKNVTISSEAQTEFEKWKNKEEQAKNKANISFDIRDKVDDLHYLSMDYLANLADMHKEHKVTALSRDAITYKPVRDAMAHTSVLTAIAKQSLSLTYENIKARIKKLLE; encoded by the coding sequence ATGAGCAACTTCACATTCAACATCTCACTTAGTGTATTAAATCATCTTGGGCGAAACTTATATCGAAATTTTATTACTGTCTTAGGTGAGGCAATCTCAAATTCATGGGATGCCGACGCAAAAAATGTTTGGATATATATTGACAGAGATAAGAATTCGCTAATTATAAAAGATGATGGTGTTGGAATGAGCTCAGAAGATTTTCAAACTAAATTTCTGAAAATTGGTTATTCAAAACGTAAAGATGGCGTTGACAAGACAAAAGGTAATCGTCCTTTTATTGGTAGGAAAGGTATTGGGAAACTTGCATTACTGTCTTGCGCAAAAAGAATCCATATTATTTCTAAGACAAAAACAACGGAATTCGTAGGTGGAATAATTGACAATAGTGAATTAGATACCGCAATAAATGATGACTTGACGCCGCAACAATATCCCCTTGAAGATGTTGATTTGAATTTATTTAATTCGCTTAAAGACGGTTTAGAGAGCGGGACAGTAATATACTTTGAACAGGTCAACGATGGAATCCGAAATCGAATTGAATACATACGAAAATTAATAGCTCTCTTCTTTCGGTTTTCTTTAATTGATAACAGTTTTAAAATTCATTTAAATGACGACCCAATTACCTTAAATGAACTAAATGATTTATCGTTAAGCACTCAATTTGTATGGCAAATAAATACATTAGATGACCCCTATTTAAAAGAAAAAATATCTGCAACAAGCGAACACATTGAACAGTATAAAAAAGTTATATCTTCTTTTGCTATTAATGGATTTATTGCTTCAGTTGAAAAACCTTCGCATTTAAAGATACGACAAACAACTGAAAAGGTAACTGTTGATTTATATGTTAATGGTCGACTTAGAGAAAAGGATTTATTAAAACATATTCCCTCAACAAGACTTGTTGAAAGTTATTTATATGGTCAGATTCATTACAATAATCTTGATGGAGATAAAGACCGTTTTACAAGTAGTCGTGAAGGTGTCATTTCAGATGACCCACTTTTTAAGTTGTTTTTAGATGAGCTAAATTCAATAGTTCAAAATTTAATGAAGGATTGGGACGGTTGGCGTAGAAAGTTAAATCAAGATGGCGACCCTGACGACACGAGAATCACTCGGAAGGAGAGAAAATCAAGAGAGTTGTTCAATACCGTTGTTGATGAATATGTTCCCCCCAAATCCTCGACGAATAGAAATGTTGTTGATGATTGGGTGACCTCATTAAGCGACGAAGCACAATTCAATTTATCTTCATATGCTGAATGTTTTGTTTCAGAAAACCTACTAAGAAAATACATAAGAGAAAAAAATGTAACAATATCATCTGAAGCACAAACTGAATTTGAGAAATGGAAAAACAAAGAAGAACAGGCTAAAAACAAGGCTAATATAAGTTTTGATATTCGTGACAAAGTTGATGATTTACATTATTTGTCAATGGATTATTTAGCAAACCTTGCAGACATGCATAAAGAACATAAAGTAACAGCATTGTCAAGAGATGCAATTACTTATAAACCTGTGAGAGATGCTATGGCTCATACCTCTGTATTAACTGCTATTGCAAAACAAAGTTTGAGCTTAACATACGAAAATATAAAAGCAAGAATAAAAAAACTGTTAGAATAA
- a CDS encoding PAS domain-containing sensor histidine kinase, which translates to MRQRMIKNVSPENLDTTNFDVLSKLNFSSIFENTHDSVWAINTAYDILYTNRVFAAAFYANFGIKLKPGVNLLLSLPEPLRKEWKIRYDRALNNESFSFIDHVRHGDSSLYIEVFMNPIILEEKVVGAMFFGKDITGRKQDEQALIDSQLLLKTSLESQKDTILFSINRNYEYLYFNTAHYHVMKYAYGSEIEVGMNILDCISNSEDRLVAKENYDRALRGESHSNIRIFGDENLAYYESFFNPIYNDEHEIVGATGLARDISERRKSELALQKSEQELKELNSTKDKLFSIIAHDLRSPFNNILGFSEMLIDRMDDLTDEETTKFLRYINTSAYNTLTLLENLLNWAKTHTGQINVRIEKTVISDVISRVLELEKSMGKAKNISLTYINDDSIVVYADENLLRIILRNLISNAIKFTEPGGEITVCVLQKNDWVEVTVADNGVGISPEKIEKLFTVASDSGTRGTANEKGSGLGLVLCKELVEKQGGEIGVESEVGEGSRFMFTLPSKNLSEV; encoded by the coding sequence ATGAGACAGCGAATGATAAAAAATGTAAGTCCGGAGAATCTTGATACCACAAATTTTGATGTGTTAAGCAAGCTCAATTTTTCTTCCATTTTCGAGAACACCCACGATAGTGTTTGGGCTATCAATACTGCATACGACATTTTGTACACCAATCGTGTTTTTGCGGCTGCTTTTTATGCCAACTTCGGAATTAAATTAAAGCCGGGAGTGAACCTGTTGCTGTCGCTTCCCGAGCCGTTGAGAAAAGAATGGAAAATAAGGTATGACCGGGCTTTGAATAATGAATCGTTTTCGTTTATCGATCATGTACGCCATGGTGATAGTTCGCTTTATATCGAGGTGTTTATGAATCCGATTATTTTGGAAGAAAAAGTAGTTGGAGCCATGTTTTTTGGTAAGGATATTACCGGCAGGAAACAGGATGAACAGGCTTTAATCGATTCGCAGCTGCTGTTAAAAACCAGTCTCGAAAGCCAAAAGGATACCATTCTGTTTTCGATTAACAGAAATTATGAATACCTGTACTTTAATACGGCCCATTACCATGTGATGAAATATGCTTATGGCAGTGAAATAGAAGTTGGGATGAATATCCTTGATTGCATAAGTAATAGCGAAGACCGCCTGGTTGCCAAAGAGAATTACGACCGTGCTTTGCGTGGAGAATCGCACTCTAACATTCGCATATTCGGCGATGAAAACCTGGCCTATTATGAAAGTTTTTTTAACCCGATATACAACGACGAACATGAAATTGTTGGGGCTACGGGATTGGCACGAGACATAAGCGAACGAAGAAAATCGGAACTGGCCCTGCAAAAAAGCGAGCAGGAACTTAAGGAATTGAATTCGACTAAAGACAAGCTTTTTTCGATTATTGCACACGATTTGCGAAGTCCGTTTAATAATATTCTGGGGTTTTCGGAAATGCTAATCGATCGTATGGATGATCTCACCGATGAGGAAACCACAAAGTTTTTAAGATACATCAACACATCGGCGTATAACACGCTTACCTTGCTCGAAAATCTGTTAAACTGGGCCAAAACGCATACCGGGCAAATAAATGTTAGGATTGAAAAAACAGTGATATCTGATGTTATTTCCAGGGTGCTTGAACTCGAGAAGTCGATGGGAAAAGCAAAGAACATTTCATTAACGTACATCAACGACGATTCGATTGTGGTTTATGCTGATGAAAACCTGTTGCGAATTATTCTTCGAAACCTGATTTCGAATGCCATAAAATTTACTGAACCCGGAGGAGAAATTACCGTTTGTGTGCTGCAAAAAAACGATTGGGTTGAGGTTACGGTTGCCGATAATGGTGTTGGCATTAGCCCCGAAAAAATAGAAAAGCTGTTTACCGTAGCTTCCGACTCGGGAACTCGGGGAACCGCCAACGAAAAAGGATCGGGGCTTGGACTGGTGCTTTGTAAAGAACTGGTTGAAAAGCAAGGTGGCGAAATAGGAGTGGAAAGTGAAGTGGGCGAAGGAAGCCGCTTTATGTTTACCCTGCCGTCGAAGAATCTGAGTGAGGTGTAA
- a CDS encoding MotA/TolQ/ExbB proton channel family protein translates to MNALISKLNDGGPAFTYIIVLSFLVIIGIFVRGLLMKGEKYKTVELLKQISWFAVAWGFLGRVFGLIMIFDKVQAMGDVAPSVFADGLKIALVAPLCGILVFALTRLGIIILVGLQKNYQPQENN, encoded by the coding sequence ATGAATGCATTAATTAGCAAACTTAACGATGGCGGCCCCGCTTTTACCTACATCATTGTACTGTCATTTCTAGTAATAATAGGGATCTTTGTACGTGGACTTTTAATGAAAGGAGAAAAATACAAGACCGTTGAATTGCTGAAGCAAATAAGCTGGTTTGCCGTTGCCTGGGGATTTTTAGGCCGTGTTTTCGGACTGATTATGATCTTCGACAAAGTACAGGCGATGGGCGATGTAGCTCCAAGTGTATTTGCCGACGGATTAAAAATAGCGCTGGTTGCTCCTTTGTGCGGTATTCTAGTGTTTGCTTTAACACGATTAGGAATTATTATACTCGTAGGTCTGCAAAAAAACTACCAGCCACAGGAAAACAATTAA
- a CDS encoding flotillin-like FloA family protein has translation MENLQVFVFIFIVIVIFLIALYLIPIALWFAALIAGVRISLMELLLMRLRRSPVEEIVRGLIASTKGGINVNRDELEAWALAGGNVQNVVNGMIAAKRAGYPLSFKNATKADAQGLDIVSSVKEKLRETEKVNFE, from the coding sequence ATGGAAAATCTTCAAGTCTTCGTATTCATCTTTATAGTCATTGTAATTTTTCTAATAGCACTCTACCTTATCCCAATAGCTTTGTGGTTTGCAGCCTTAATTGCCGGAGTGCGTATTTCTTTGATGGAACTGCTGCTTATGCGTTTGCGCCGCTCTCCTGTAGAAGAGATTGTCAGGGGACTTATTGCCTCAACAAAAGGTGGAATTAATGTAAACCGCGATGAGTTGGAAGCATGGGCTTTAGCCGGAGGAAATGTGCAAAATGTGGTTAATGGAATGATTGCAGCAAAACGAGCTGGTTATCCGCTTTCATTTAAAAATGCAACTAAAGCCGATGCGCAGGGATTGGATATTGTTAGTTCTGTAAAAGAAAAATTGCGTGAAACTGAAAAAGTAAACTTTGAATAA
- a CDS encoding histidine kinase, producing MNFWKKINFKTILFHSLFWVAVWFFFFYFFSYNSEKVDYALWFSSGLLPLTIGVTYFVNYRLIPRYLLAKRYWKFALYSFYTFVYISYVISLLIYTCLILVLKFNLNEMPPMSKNFFFVLLLVIIVVGVISFVSILNQSFKTATANKELQNKILETQLQLKDQELHYLKRQIHPHFLFNTLNTIYGFALKQSKQTPDIILKLSNLLDYILYQVNKPLVSLKEEVLHIQEYIELEKVRFQDTLKVDFQSSEVNEEIQVAPMLLIPFVENAFKHGNLVDGFLHIKIKVRVDNDCLEFEIANSFITEDSEHKNGGLGLLNIRKRLDLNYPNNYELTHEIKENWYSAKLVICDLTQTEQANREND from the coding sequence ATGAACTTTTGGAAGAAAATAAATTTTAAAACGATCCTTTTTCATTCGCTGTTTTGGGTGGCGGTTTGGTTCTTCTTTTTCTATTTTTTTAGCTATAATTCTGAGAAAGTTGATTATGCTTTGTGGTTCTCGAGCGGATTACTGCCGCTAACCATTGGCGTTACCTATTTTGTAAATTACCGCCTTATTCCCCGGTACTTGCTGGCTAAGCGCTACTGGAAATTTGCACTCTACAGTTTTTATACGTTCGTTTATATTTCCTACGTCATCTCGTTACTTATTTATACCTGCCTGATTTTGGTGCTTAAGTTCAACCTGAACGAGATGCCGCCCATGAGCAAGAATTTTTTCTTCGTTTTACTGCTGGTTATTATTGTTGTTGGCGTAATTAGTTTTGTGAGCATCCTGAACCAGAGTTTTAAAACAGCTACTGCAAACAAGGAGTTGCAAAACAAAATTCTGGAAACACAACTTCAGTTAAAAGATCAGGAACTACATTATTTAAAACGCCAGATTCATCCGCATTTCCTTTTCAATACATTAAATACGATTTACGGTTTTGCGTTAAAACAATCGAAACAAACGCCCGATATTATTCTGAAACTCTCGAACCTGCTCGATTATATTTTGTACCAGGTAAATAAGCCGCTGGTAAGTTTAAAGGAGGAAGTGTTGCATATTCAGGAGTACATTGAGTTGGAAAAAGTACGTTTTCAGGACACGCTGAAGGTGGATTTCCAATCATCGGAAGTGAATGAAGAAATTCAGGTAGCGCCGATGTTATTGATTCCGTTTGTTGAAAATGCCTTTAAACATGGTAACTTAGTAGATGGATTTTTGCACATTAAAATTAAAGTGCGGGTTGACAATGACTGCCTGGAATTTGAAATAGCAAATTCGTTTATTACTGAGGATAGCGAACACAAAAATGGCGGACTGGGACTTTTGAATATTCGGAAACGGCTGGATTTGAATTACCCGAATAATTATGAATTAACGCACGAGATAAAAGAAAACTGGTACAGTGCCAAACTTGTTATTTGCGACCTGACACAAACAGAACAAGCAAATCGGGAAAATGACTAA
- a CDS encoding DUF5995 family protein codes for MKPIESIDDVIRVLDSIIEESLKTGETSGYFAVLYQKVTIKVKEEIAAGFFDNGPRMEKLDVVFAKRYIDAYFAWKNNQPVSQSWKIAFTEAPNSNLLVVQHLLLGMNAHINLDLGIAAAEISAPGKIDELEDDFKRINDILASMVDEVQQGLSSIWPFLRKLLKWAGQVDNFLVDFSMKIARDGAWKFAKEIVVFKEVSWPETIKVRDIKVAGKTRLITDPGKVIGFVFQIIRWTERGTVSEKIQKLRR; via the coding sequence ATGAAACCAATAGAAAGTATTGACGATGTAATCCGAGTATTAGATTCCATTATTGAAGAATCGTTAAAAACCGGAGAAACATCGGGTTATTTTGCCGTTCTCTACCAAAAAGTTACAATCAAAGTAAAAGAAGAAATTGCTGCCGGATTTTTTGATAACGGCCCACGAATGGAAAAGCTGGATGTTGTTTTTGCCAAACGCTACATCGATGCGTATTTCGCCTGGAAGAACAACCAACCGGTATCTCAATCGTGGAAAATTGCTTTTACTGAAGCCCCGAATAGTAATCTTTTGGTTGTCCAACATCTTTTGTTGGGCATGAACGCTCATATCAATCTCGATCTTGGAATAGCTGCAGCTGAAATTTCGGCCCCCGGAAAGATCGATGAACTGGAAGATGATTTTAAACGCATAAACGACATTCTGGCATCGATGGTAGACGAAGTACAGCAAGGACTTTCTTCAATCTGGCCATTTCTAAGAAAACTACTGAAGTGGGCTGGTCAAGTGGATAATTTTCTGGTAGATTTTAGTATGAAGATCGCACGTGATGGAGCATGGAAATTTGCTAAAGAAATAGTTGTATTTAAAGAGGTTAGCTGGCCTGAAACAATTAAAGTCAGAGATATAAAAGTAGCCGGCAAAACCCGGTTGATAACTGATCCGGGAAAAGTGATCGGATTTGTCTTCCAAATTATTCGCTGGACAGAGCGCGGAACCGTCTCTGAAAAGATTCAAAAACTAAGGCGATGA
- the ftcD gene encoding glutamate formimidoyltransferase, with product MKKIIECVPNFSEGRDMSIIKEITNAIESVADISLLDVDPGKATNRTVVTFVGTPDDVIEAAFRGIKRAAELIDMSQHKGEHPRFGATDVCPLVPVANVSMEEAIEYARKLGQRVGEELGIPVFSYEFAAFKEERRSLANCRSGEYEALKERITTEKWKPDFGPNEWNERVAGSGATAIGARNFLVAYNINLNTTSTRRANAIAFDIREAGRVKREGNPVTGKIVNDENGEPVRIPGSLKKTRAIGWFIEEYGVAQISINLTDITVTPVHVAFDETCKKATERGIRVTGSELVGLIPLQAMLDAGKYFLRKQERSTGISDEEIIKIAIKSLGLDELAPFDPKKKIIEYVIEDKSAKKLVDMTLTQFKDETASESPAPGGGSISAYVGALGGALGAMVANLSAHKRGWDERWEEFSDWAEKGKYYHSALLNCVDEDTDAFNKIMAAFGLPKSSEQEKAERKQAIHDATKNAIEVPLKVMQLAHDSLEVMQAMAEVGNPNSVSDAGVGALCARTAVEGAYLNVKINAAGFADAEFLESALVKAENLLKAAKEKEAEILATVNKKIEG from the coding sequence ATGAAAAAAATTATCGAATGCGTTCCTAACTTTTCAGAAGGACGCGATATGAGTATAATCAAGGAAATTACCAATGCCATTGAAAGTGTGGCCGATATAAGTTTGCTGGATGTCGACCCAGGAAAAGCGACCAACCGCACCGTGGTAACATTTGTAGGTACACCCGACGATGTTATCGAGGCTGCATTTCGCGGAATAAAACGTGCTGCCGAGCTGATCGATATGAGTCAGCACAAAGGAGAACATCCGCGTTTTGGTGCCACCGACGTTTGTCCTTTGGTACCGGTTGCCAATGTTAGCATGGAAGAGGCAATTGAGTATGCAAGAAAACTGGGGCAGCGTGTTGGCGAAGAATTGGGAATCCCGGTATTTAGCTACGAGTTTGCTGCGTTTAAGGAAGAACGCCGAAGTCTGGCCAATTGTCGCTCGGGCGAATACGAAGCTTTAAAGGAGCGCATCACCACCGAAAAATGGAAACCGGATTTTGGACCAAATGAATGGAACGAAAGAGTGGCCGGAAGTGGAGCCACTGCCATTGGTGCCCGTAACTTTTTGGTGGCCTACAACATTAACCTGAATACAACTTCAACCCGTCGTGCCAATGCCATTGCTTTTGATATTCGTGAAGCAGGTCGTGTAAAACGCGAGGGAAATCCAGTGACAGGTAAAATTGTAAACGACGAAAATGGTGAACCGGTTCGTATTCCAGGCAGTCTGAAAAAGACACGTGCCATTGGCTGGTTCATCGAAGAATATGGTGTGGCTCAAATCTCCATAAACCTAACGGATATTACTGTTACGCCGGTACATGTTGCTTTTGATGAAACCTGTAAAAAGGCTACCGAACGGGGAATTCGTGTAACGGGTTCGGAGCTGGTGGGATTAATTCCGCTGCAGGCAATGTTGGATGCGGGAAAATATTTCCTGCGCAAACAAGAGCGCTCAACCGGAATTTCGGATGAGGAGATTATAAAAATTGCCATCAAATCGCTGGGGCTGGATGAACTGGCACCTTTTGATCCGAAAAAGAAGATCATTGAATATGTGATTGAAGATAAATCAGCGAAAAAGCTGGTTGACATGACTTTAACGCAATTTAAAGATGAAACAGCTTCCGAATCGCCGGCTCCGGGTGGAGGGTCCATTTCAGCCTATGTGGGTGCTTTGGGAGGCGCTTTAGGTGCGATGGTGGCTAACTTGTCGGCACATAAACGTGGCTGGGACGAACGTTGGGAAGAATTCTCTGATTGGGCTGAAAAAGGAAAATATTACCATTCAGCACTGTTAAACTGTGTGGATGAAGATACCGACGCTTTCAATAAAATTATGGCTGCGTTTGGATTGCCAAAATCCAGCGAACAGGAAAAAGCCGAGCGCAAACAAGCCATTCACGATGCTACAAAAAATGCCATTGAAGTGCCATTGAAAGTAATGCAACTGGCGCACGATTCGCTGGAGGTGATGCAGGCTATGGCAGAAGTTGGTAATCCGAATTCAGTTTCCGATGCCGGGGTAGGAGCTTTGTGTGCACGAACTGCTGTTGAAGGCGCTTACCTGAATGTGAAAATCAATGCAGCCGGTTTTGCTGATGCTGAATTTTTGGAAAGTGCTTTGGTAAAAGCTGAGAATTTACTGAAAGCAGCTAAAGAAAAAGAGGCAGAAATTCTGGCAACAGTCAATAAAAAGATTGAAGGATAA